The Nitratidesulfovibrio sp. SRB-5 genome includes a window with the following:
- a CDS encoding NADH-quinone oxidoreductase subunit B: MAAQDCPVRPPVIAPATGGVDAPIVNVAPVQKILDVCRAMSLWPMTFGLACCAIEMMAVGMARFDISRFGAEVFRPSPRQSDLMIVAGTVTRKMAPALVRLYEQMPAPRYVMALGNCAISGGPFNFEGQYAIVEGVDNLVPVDVYVPGCPPRPEALLEGLFQIQHKITGRRWWPVPAEISGSMGGGA; this comes from the coding sequence ATGGCCGCGCAAGATTGCCCTGTAAGGCCCCCGGTCATCGCTCCGGCCACGGGCGGGGTTGATGCACCCATCGTCAACGTGGCGCCGGTGCAGAAGATCCTGGACGTGTGCCGGGCCATGTCGCTGTGGCCCATGACCTTCGGCCTGGCCTGCTGCGCCATCGAAATGATGGCGGTGGGCATGGCCCGGTTCGACATCTCGCGCTTCGGGGCGGAAGTGTTTCGCCCCTCGCCGCGCCAGTCCGACCTGATGATCGTGGCGGGCACCGTCACCCGCAAGATGGCCCCGGCGCTGGTGCGCCTGTACGAACAGATGCCCGCGCCGCGCTACGTCATGGCGCTGGGCAACTGCGCCATCTCGGGCGGGCCGTTCAACTTCGAGGGGCAGTACGCCATCGTCGAGGGCGTGGACAACCTGGTGCCCGTGGACGTGTACGTGCCCGGCTGCCCGCCCCGGCCAGAGGCTCTGCTGGAAGGGCTGTTCCAGATCCAGCACAAGATCACGGGACGCCGCTGGTGGCCCGTGCCCGCCGAAATCTCCGGCTCCATGGGGGGTGGCGCATGA
- a CDS encoding NADH-quinone oxidoreductase subunit A, which produces MVFDILHLAIILFLIAGLAFAGGPLILAMLVAPRARGGDLGMSYECGMRPHGNAWTRFGINYYVYALLFIAFDVDVLYLFPAAAHYHTTVGWTAFIEICVFLFFLVLALVYFRAKGVFTWPRKIAL; this is translated from the coding sequence ATGGTTTTCGACATCCTGCATCTTGCTATCATTCTCTTCCTCATTGCGGGGCTCGCGTTCGCGGGCGGCCCGCTCATCCTCGCCATGCTCGTGGCTCCACGGGCGCGCGGCGGCGACCTGGGCATGTCCTACGAATGTGGCATGCGCCCCCACGGCAACGCCTGGACCCGCTTCGGCATCAACTACTACGTCTACGCCCTGCTGTTCATCGCCTTCGACGTGGACGTGCTGTACCTGTTCCCCGCCGCCGCCCACTACCACACCACCGTGGGCTGGACCGCCTTCATCGAAATCTGCGTCTTCCTGTTCTTCCTCGTGCTTGCCCTGGTCTATTTCCGCGCCAAGGGGGTGTTCACATGGCCGCGCAAGATTGCCCTGTAA
- a CDS encoding sialate O-acetylesterase: MSRRSRLYLLHALPVLLAAMLLAHPPLRHGLVGLARYTKARLYDYRLFDDSDLVTDVSAREAVPLERLADGNTLYVLVMGQSNAANEVDTPLPSDDLENVFIEYDGTLYPAEDPMLGGTGERGSVWSRFARLALATGRWRYVVLSVIAEGGSPLSYWLPGGPVRPKLEDRLRAIQQLPIRPDYVFWFHGESDALNSLPRLLYKYDFLDLVGTLRTFGIDNPVLVSQTSLCRRFGSESVRQAQQELARQVPNVTLGPDTDEVGLPFRRDGCHFTDEGGDIVAGLWMDAMLDAEQTAE, from the coding sequence ATGTCGCGCCGCTCCCGCCTGTACCTCCTCCATGCCCTGCCAGTCCTGCTGGCCGCGATGCTGCTGGCCCACCCGCCCCTGCGCCATGGCCTGGTGGGCCTGGCCCGCTACACCAAGGCCCGGCTGTACGACTACCGCCTGTTCGACGATTCCGACCTGGTCACCGATGTCTCCGCCCGCGAGGCCGTGCCCCTGGAGCGACTGGCCGACGGCAACACCCTGTACGTGCTGGTCATGGGGCAGTCCAACGCCGCCAACGAGGTGGATACCCCCCTGCCCTCCGACGACCTGGAAAACGTGTTCATCGAGTACGACGGCACCCTGTACCCCGCCGAAGACCCCATGCTGGGCGGCACGGGCGAACGGGGGTCGGTGTGGTCGCGCTTCGCCCGACTGGCGCTGGCCACCGGGCGCTGGCGGTACGTGGTGCTTTCGGTCATCGCGGAGGGCGGCTCGCCGCTGTCCTACTGGCTGCCCGGCGGCCCGGTGCGGCCCAAGCTGGAGGATCGGTTGCGCGCCATCCAGCAGTTGCCCATCAGGCCGGACTACGTGTTCTGGTTCCACGGTGAATCGGACGCGCTCAATTCCCTGCCGCGCCTGCTGTACAAGTACGATTTCCTCGATCTGGTGGGCACGCTGCGCACCTTCGGCATCGACAACCCGGTGCTGGTTTCGCAGACCTCGCTGTGCCGCCGCTTCGGCAGCGAATCGGTACGCCAGGCCCAGCAGGAACTGGCCCGCCAGGTGCCCAACGTGACCCTGGGGCCGGATACCGACGAGGTGGGCCTGCCCTTCCGCCGCGACGGATGCCACTTCACCGACGAGGGCGGCGACATCGTGGCCGGACTGTGGATGGACGCCATGCTCGACGCCGAACAGACCGCCGAATAG